The Setaria viridis chromosome 9, Setaria_viridis_v4.0, whole genome shotgun sequence sequence AGGTCTACATTGGGGCTATAAACTAGTCCAGTGCAGTGAACGTGGATCTTAGGTCACAACTTCGATATTTTGTTAAACATATTTATCATATCAGAGTTGACACTGGGATTCAATCTAGCATATTTAAACCTCTTTCCCAGGTGCTTGTCTAAATTTATGGGAAGATGAACATATAACAAATGCTTGCAAATGAGGTCAGTGAAATCATAGGAACTTAAACAATGTGAGCAACGTTTTGCATCTTCCGAAAAGAATAGCCTGTACTAAGTCAAAATGTAGGTTTCTGATGTTCCACCTGGACACATGTAACTATTTATCATGCAAAGGAATAAGCAAATCTTATCTTCACCTAAACAATACACAAACAAAGCACCTTTTAATTGAAGtcaaaaatcaagatttcaaagatCAGCTgctatgtatatatatttttctattgCTACCGAATAGTTCAAGGTTTTacttaataaaaaaaagatgccACTGATTGATCTGAGCTATAATTTCAGTTGAATCATACAATGCTGATGACAGATGTGATTCTATTTGAGGGACCACACATAAAAGATGTTATAATCATTCATAGTCATGCAGGAATCGACTAGTATGAAGTCACTGCAGCTGTGGACTTTGGTCCCGTTTGGttacatttgcttatttttagcacccgtcacatcaaatgtttagatactaattagaagtactaaacgtagactatttacaaaatccattacataagtggagggactaattaggcttaatagattcgtctcgccatttagcctccatctatgtaatgagatttgtaaatagtctacggttaatactcctaattagtatctaaacattcaatgtgacacgtgctaaaaataagcaaagggaaccaaacgccccctttgTAACAAAAATATTGTGGGCATATGCAGAAAGTTCCAACAAAAAGGTACCAGCGCAATAAACAGCTGATCTCATATTCTCATTCTTGTGTCCAATGTGTTCTGGAAGCAAGGCTGCAGCACGTCTGCAGTACTGCATGCCTCAGCAAAAGGATGGTGGATGGAGTGCCTCTACACCCAACCAACAGCAACTTTTGTTTCTTACCACAAGAACAGAGTTGGGACCAACAAGGCGATACTGATGAATAACTTTAGATCTTAAGTGGGGTAGTGCAAAAGCATACATCAGACTTCATTTATGAAACTATGTTCTCTTCCTAATAACGTTGCAGTCTTGCAGAGCTGAATAGAGAGAGAGGGCAAATGATAAATGTTATCCCAGAAGACCACAAAGGTGCCCATTGAAATATGTACAGCCTGCCATTACTGGTTGTAGAAAAATAGACCAACAAGAGCATGCTAAGCAAAAAGGGATTATCCCTAGTGCACAATGAGCCCATCCCTTCGTTATCTAAAATAGCTTGTTACTACTATAGCACAAAGACGCAACTTGTTTGGATAATGCAAAGAAATGCTTGTCCAACTTGGACTTCTTGGAAGCTAATGAAGTGATCACAAAAGAGGGATTAATTAATAAATAACTTTTTCACAAATAATGGTTTCACGAAAGCAGGTGTATCTTGATGAATGCATTTTTTTGTTATTAATAGTGATGCTTACTTGTCTCTGAGGAGTGGGTAGATGAGGATCAGGCCTTCAAAGCTATCTGGTGAAACGTTGTCCATGAGCAGGTCCCTGAAGTCATTAATCCCTGCCTTTGGCACAAACATGTTGAGCCATGGGTGGTGTACCTCCCATAGCCCGATGCTCCTTAGGCTCATCTCTTCCATCCTGACCCGATTGAGAAAATCAAAGTAGGACACCTCCACACTGTATAACTGGGACACCATGTGGCTCATCTGCCTAGAGATAACATCCACAACCTGAAAAGGATGCCTATTAAAAACATCCCTAATCCTTGACAAGTTCCAAAAAACGAAGTAATAATTTTGTCGCTTACCTGTTCCACATTAGTGTTCTTGTGCTGGTAATCATGGACTGCAAACTCTATGCAGTAGTAAATGTTAGGGCTGTTCTTGGTGCCAAAATCTGGGTTGAAGTCCAAATTCGCAGGGAAGGCGATGGAGGAGCTGTGAAGGGATTGTTCATTCAAGACAATGAAACCTTCCACATAGTCCACCAAATCCGGCATGGATACCAGCAACTCCTGGTCCTTGGTGAAGGTGCTGAAGTCATCATAGAAGGCTCTCACCCACTTCACCTAAAATTATTCGAAAATTGTTCAGTTATCGTACAGAGCTAATGCAATAATAATATGATGTACTAAGGTGTATAGGACAGTTGTAACAAGGCAGCCTACTTTCAATGGAGCTTCCTGCAACAGGATCCTGGCCCTAGTTATGATGCCAAACTGGCCAAGGCCACCCAGAACCGCATTGAACAAATCTGCATCCTTGCTGGGTGAGCATGTCACGATCTCCCCTCGTCCTGTGAAACAGCGAGTAACAGAAAATCTACTGCCCATCAGTTAAAAAGAGGTTGGCCAAGAAAGACACAGCCAAAAAGGCAAAAATAAGATCttatcttttttgtttcattCATCATGCATGTATCTCACCTGTGACTACCTCCAGTTGTTGAACATTGCTAATCTGAGGCCCGTGCTTAAATGTCTGCCCACTGATGCCAGCATTGGACAGCGTTCCACCAACGGTGAGATAGAGGTAGTCAGTCCATGACCTTGGAGCTAGCCCAAGCTTCAAGCTCTGCTCCAGGAGGTCTATCCACATAATCCCACCACTCACATCAGCATATGAaatttctccttctcctcctttgtAGAATTCTATCTCGGCAGGCAAAGAGCACATCTCCACCACAATGCCATCTAGAGCCTGGGCCTGGCCATGAATGGAGTGACCTGCTCCCCTGGCCGCCACCGTGACCTTGCTCAGAGACGAGCCAGAGAGGAAGCTGAGAAGCAGGGAGATGTCCCTTGAGGACTGGGGCTTCAGCACTGCGGCTGGAGAGTGGAAAAGTATCCTACCAAAATCGCTggacgcggtggtggtggtggggagcaGGTTCAAGGGGCCGAAGTCCATGGGACTCTGTATGAACTTGTATGGAGAGCAGAgggagaggatgaggatgagcaAGCTAACTCTTGTGCAGAGCATGGCAACCTCCATGGCGTGAGCAATTCCTTGAGCTGCCTCTTGTAATATGGAGGGTAGTAAAAGCAGAGGGGTTGTGTTATCTTGGTGCGTCACCACAATGTGTAGGATTGCGATGGCGGTCGGCGAAGCGATCAGAGCATCATATAGCTTTGTTGTTGCCTTTTGGGCAAAGGTAAGGGATGAAGAAAAATGAGGGCAGGGGAAGAGGGGTCTTAAAGGAGCAGGAGAAGGCACTCACTGATCAGCCGATGAGGTGGTGATTTGAGGTTTTGAAAGGGGTTTCATGAAGAGGAGATAAAAGGAAGCACTAAAAGACTAAAGCAGAAGCTGTCACATACCCAAAAAAAGGCCACCATGTGATCCTCAGCCCTCTCTGTCCCTCTCCCCTCGACCCCTGTGACAAAGAATGCCTGAGAGCAGTGGAGCTCTGAAGTAGGCAAGCAGCTGAAACAATCCGGCACAATATAAATGAGGGTAGAGAAGAGGACAAGCCCGAGGCTCGCCTGCCAAAGAAAAGGGCAAAGACAATACAGGCCACACTGGTCACTGCACTCTCTTTTCTGTTTTGGAAGAGGGTCCTCAATGGAGGTCCATGTGATCAGCTGTCacctctctctgtctctctctcccaTGTCGCTCTCCCTCCCTATCAGCTCTCAAGAATGGAGCTCAAGGTGTAGGGAAAAAAACCCTTCAAACATGTATGCAATAATATCCATTTATCACGCATATAGGCAATGAATAAAAAGATCGTTCTCAGATTTATTTTTGAGAGCACAGACGAAAGCAGAACCAACCATTTATTTTTCGCAGCCGTTGCTCTGATCCATCTGAACAGTCTTTTAAGGAGAGCCTATACTATACCCCTGGCTCCTCCTGTTGCCCTTGACCACATCAATCACTAGCTGCCTAGCTGGGCACAATTGGGCTCAGCTCTAGATACCAAATCTTTTGCAGGGTTACTGTTGTTCGGAGGGCCCTAGACTCATTTATGTTGATTGGCCACCACTCAGGCTAAGGAGAaggagcccccgagcccccatGGGTTGTGTGGCTGGAAACCATGAGCTATCATGCAACTAACAGGCAAGTGCGAGGACCTACTCCATTTGTTTCAGGAATGAAAtcagagacaaaaaaaaaatctgcaccAAAACAaaattccttttttctttccgAAGGACACAGACAATTAATTAAGACCTATACAACTCAACCAGTAATAAAATATACTGAGGTCTAGCTGTTCAGAAAAGAATAAGAAAACAGAAAGGTATGCTGACCTTGGGATGACACAGCAAATTTAATGGACTCGCCCGAGTACTGTTTATCTACCATTTGACACCACCCAGTTTGCATTGAGAAAAGGTTAGATGATACTATTTATATATTATATGTCCACAatgcatataaatgaatttCCTAAGCTGATAAATGATTTTAATTATTGAGTCCTAGATACTGAGACAACTCTAGATGTTATCCATTCAATAATTACTTTTAGATAGGTTGACATCAACGTGTCTAACAATCATACTCCTCAATATCGTTTATTATGCTCAGGAAATGCATTTGTACTGCTATTTGCAAAAGAAAATGTTGGGTTTTCTTCATTTGGAAGCAATGTAATCTAGGTGTCATTACCAATGTCAAGAATAGAATCCAGGAACAGTATGGGATATCTGAAAAGTTTCCACAGACGGATGCAATATCAACAGAGATATATTCCAATATGCTGCTTGGGTACACTACCACAGGCTTCCAATCACGAGATCGCACAAACACACAGTCAGTATCTAGCGAATCGCTCCACTACAGCACTAAATCTCTGTCGTGAAATCCTTAGCTAGAAGTGCTCCTTGTCCCATGTTTCCGCATAAAATATGCCATGACCTCCATTTTGATATAAATCCTAATGTCTATTAGGTGGCCCAGAACAAGCTCCTTGATTGGACAGGCATATGAAATGGTGTTGCATCGCACTGCAATATACCTCAAAACTCACAAATGGGAACCATATATAAGCTGCAACGGCTAAATGGTAACtcgaaaaaacaaataaaacaaTAAACCCAcaagcctcacgacatccataTCCCAATGACCAATCTTTTGGCCTTTGCACGAGCAGGGTCAGGGGATGCCATCATGCAATAACAAAATGCCTCATTGCTGATCGAGTGGAGAGTACACAGTGTGATCTTCGCCAAGATTTGAGACCAATTCAGAATCACTTTCCTACTCCAATCCATGAGCTCGTCCTTGTGGGAAAAGAGGGAAAAGGTGGGCCACTAAGTCTTTCCTAGATCTCCCTTTTTCTCCCCACTTGCAAGAGCCCAATGACCTCATGAGATCCCCTCTGCCATTGATGAACGCAAATCTGTATGGAAAAGAGCAGGCACACCCTTTCCACTGAGCCCCCCCTTTAGTTTTTGGAACTACTTGGTATTGGGGGGATGGAAAGCCATGGCATGGCTGGGTCCAAGGAGATTCGGGAGCGCATCATCTTATATATGGCTGGTAGAGTACAATGGTGGTCCAGACCTACTCCGGCTCTATAGGTTTTTATGCCAAGAAAGAACAATCCATGCTCTGTTTCTCCTCCCTCCAGTCCTCCACAGTGAGCAGTGTGCACCACTGAGGAGAATGCACCATGCAATTTGGTGGTGATAAGGGACAAATTTATTGGTTCTCCAAGAAACAGGTGGTCAAAGATTTACCAGATTATGATACTCTTCTCAATATGTAAATATGTGTCATTTTGGACAAGGTTAGGTAAAGTCTAAACTTTGACCACTAGTATGAGCAAATATATTTCGATAGACAAAATGAAAACTAATATGCCCGCCATAGAAATACTTTCATATACTATATATTCATAGTGTTAACTAACCTACTGTGGTGGAAAATTTGCAATCAATGTTGCATTCTGGAGACAGTGGCTGAGGAAAGTTGTATACTTTCATATACTATATTTTCAGAAAGTTGTATACTTATATGCCGGTAGTATTTGTAGGAATAATCCTTCAAGGCTGAGGATACTTTTACCACACTGTTTATGAAGATAAACATGTGCATTTTTGGCTTTCTGAGAACAGCAAAACAGTAGGAAAGTACGCTTGAAATCGCTTTAAGTTAGCTGACTTACAGATCAGGCCAGGGCTCCATGCTCTCTCTTTTTGCGTGGGACAACGCCGAGGAATTTGTCGAGGCGGCGAACAATAACAAGACAACTAACTACATTTGCTTTTTCCCTCCATGAGATGAGCCAGTCCATTGGACCGATGGATAATATAACTGAGCAGGCCAAAAAAGCGCTTGGGCACTCTACATACGATGTAGACACCATCAGATACATGTCAATTTATTTATGATGGATCCAGAATACATAGATATCTTGTATCATCAATAGACAAACGGACTGGAACTATATTATAAAATGAAAACGTGAAACAGTCTGATAAACAGCTCCATACCTGAAGTCCGTCCTCCAAGTGCAGATGATTTCATTGTCAGAGCATAAGTTCTGGACAGATCCTTATATCATACCTCAGAGGAAGCAAATTCCCTGGCAAAGATATGGCAATGATGTCACAGAAAAGTAGGCATACAATTTCTCAATTTCAGTTATCTGTAAGTTATGGGACCATCACAGAACTACTCGGGAAAAGGAATTAGGAACACAAAGGAGCACATAAAGTTAGGATGAGGTGCCTTTTTCTTGTGATGACTGCACTTGATCAGCATGCAAATCTTAGAATCAGATCAGTTAAAAAAGTTGAGTTAGCAGTGGTTGCATTATAAAAGACAATTGAAGATCACACAGCACATCTACTATAAGCTAATATCTAATCAGGGAAGAAAGTTCCCCTTTATTTCCCTTTGGTATCCTTGATAGGTATTCCGAAACAGAGGATAGGGCAGAACAACAATTACAGAGATGGCACATTTTTCAAATGGCCATGCTTCTTTTTGGTGACATGTTCACCACTTGCATGATTAAACAACAGATGCTGTCACATACTTGATCAGATGGTCCCGGCCTCTCTTATCAACTTCTGATTTATTCATTGAGATTAGTTGAGGTCTTATCATGCTTAGTTGTATGTGTTTCCGCTATTTCCTTTTCATGCTTGGACACTTCCCGGCATACCAATTTGGTCAGGCTTAACATGTCTGATAGGAAATGAACCAGCCAGCCTTTACCAATCAAGCTAGAGCCACCCTTGTTTCTTGCATGCTGTTTTCTCACTAAATTATTCATATTTGCTTATCCCCCTTAAACTGAAAAGCCAGTCTTTCATGTCTGCTTTGGGGTACTGCTAATAATGAACATTAAAATATTTACTGGATACATGTTGTTCCCAACCATGCGTGTTGCAGAGTGTAGTATATTGCTATGTTTACACGCTTATGTCCTCGCTCTTATGAAGCACACAAAGTACAAAGACAGAAGAAAGACAAAGATTGTCTTCAGATGGATATGGAACAGCTGTTTTCAACTGTTTTTTAAACCATATCCTGTAAGTATGAGggcaaaggaaagaaagagaacgCTTGTTTCGTCAGGAAGTACAGAACATAAACTAGTTGTTAACTTCCCAGACTAAGTGAATAAACAATGAGTGTTAGAAGGCAATGCACTGTTTGTTTCCATCGCATATTTGATTGACATACGAAACATTTTTGCACTATAATTTGTACCGTGGTACACTTATCATACTCGATTGAGTTTATGATGCCAGCCTGTGATTTATAAGCTTAGCACAGGGTTGTCTTAAGGAAGGTTCTATCATGGTCATGTCATATTTTAAATATTGCAACTGATAGCTCGTTACTGAAAGTAAAGGCAACATGCAAAGGCTCTACTTTCCGCAGCCTATAAGCAGAACTGCTATCACGTAGGAACATCGTCATCGACCCAATCTCAATAGTAAATGAAAGCAAATGAAGATGTGTGGAATAATATTGGATTGATAGAGGGATAggtgtacatatatatagggTGAGGAGATCTTGAGGTTTATAGAAACAGAACCAAACAAGATCTCCTTATATCCCCAGGGCCGGCCGGCGCTAGGCGCCTGGGCTCAGGCCcaatacacacacacatacaccacAAATACAGGTTGTCTAACACGCCCCCGCAGTCGAATAGTCGATGCATCGAACATTCAGACTGGACTGGAACTCCGTGAACACTGAAGATGGCAATCCTTTGGTGAAGACATTAGCGAACTGGGAAGTTGTAGGAACATGCAGGACGCGGATGTCGCCAAGACCGACGTGCTCCCGAACAAAATGCAAATCAATCTCCACATTTTTGGTGTGCTGATGTTGAACGGGGTTCGAAGACATGTAGATAGCACTGACGTTGTCGTAGTATACCAAGGTTGCACGGCGCAACGGAGAGTGGAGCTCCGCCAGCAGCTGGCGTAACCAGGTGGCCTCAACCACGGCATTGGCCACCGCACGGTACTCGGCTTCAGCACTAGATTTGGAAACTGTATTCCGCCGCTTGCATGACCAGGAAACAAGATTATCCCCAAGGAAAACGGCATAGCCCAAGGTGGATTTGCGCGTATCAGGACAACTAGCCCAGTCAGCATCAAAGTAAACCACCAAGTCACACTGTGAAAAGGGACGGATCACCAAGCCAAGATCCAGGGTGCCGCGGAC is a genomic window containing:
- the LOC117839989 gene encoding cytokinin dehydrogenase 3 — its product is MEVAMLCTRVSLLILILSLCSPYKFIQSPMDFGPLNLLPTTTTASSDFGRILFHSPAAVLKPQSSRDISLLLSFLSGSSLSKVTVAARGAGHSIHGQAQALDGIVVEMCSLPAEIEFYKGGEGEISYADVSGGIMWIDLLEQSLKLGLAPRSWTDYLYLTVGGTLSNAGISGQTFKHGPQISNVQQLEVVTGRGEIVTCSPSKDADLFNAVLGGLGQFGIITRARILLQEAPLKVKWVRAFYDDFSTFTKDQELLVSMPDLVDYVEGFIVLNEQSLHSSSIAFPANLDFNPDFGTKNSPNIYYCIEFAVHDYQHKNTNVEQVVDVISRQMSHMVSQLYSVEVSYFDFLNRVRMEEMSLRSIGLWEVHHPWLNMFVPKAGINDFRDLLMDNVSPDSFEGLILIYPLLRDKWDTNTSVVLPDSGSMDRVMYVVGILRSANPDGGCSHHCLQELLRRHRRIADTAGVHLGAKQYLAHHPTPSGWHQHFGRRWERFAERKTRFDPLRILGPGQGIFPRSDDNAAYGS